The Mastacembelus armatus chromosome 13, fMasArm1.2, whole genome shotgun sequence DNA segment TATAATCCCCTAAAAGTGATGCACGGCTCCCTAAAACTGCAGCCAAGCAAAGATATCGGAGGCTGAGGTTGTGCACATGATCTCCATGTCAAATGTGAAAATCTACTGTTGagacagaaatatttctttagTGTAACTTTTTCCATGTATATATTTGTTCTTGGTGTTCAAAAAGTAGCATGAAGGACCAATTgcaagtgtatttatttttcatttaaatcagTACCACAGACTTGTGATGTTAACATTTTATTGAGGCTTTTTCATAATTTCCAGTGCTAcctttgtatttgtgtaaattACTTGAATATGAAGCATCTAGAGCATATTTCACAAAGAATAAGTGTGACTAGTGTTATTGAAGTTATTCAGGCCAAATGTCAGCTATGATTTTTGCTGATGATGCTGGCCTCTTCGCCAGTTTCACAACCGTTTTATAGTTTCATCACAatcctttttatttcttttcagaaTGTACCAGTGGCCTTAAAGTGGATTAAAGACAAATGCACAGATTTGGTTTTAATGAAATTGCTCGTCTCCCTTTTTCGTTCTTTTATCTTTCACAGTTTAGCATGAGTATGGAAGATTATGACTACCTGTTCAAAATAGTTCTGATAGGAAATGCTGGAGTTGGGAAGACATGTCTCGTCCGGCGCTTTACTCAGGTTTGTGCTCATTTGTGCCTATGAGTATTAGAGGATTATATTTGAACATGATgtaatatattacattatatgtTATAATTTCAGGGCCTTTTTCCACCTGGACAAGGGGCTACTATAGGAGTAGATTTCATGATTAAAACTGTGGATATTAAAGGGGAGAAGGTCAAGGTAcacttaagttttttttttttaatacaaaaattTAACGCTGTTATGTTTTGACGGACAGTTTCTCATTTCAAGtcctgtttttcagctgcagatatGGGACACAGCTGGACAGGAAAGATTTCGCTCTATTACTCAGAGTTATTACCGTAGTGCCAACGCCCTCATTCTCACATATGACATTACCTGTGAGGACTCCTTCAGGTGCCTTCCAGAGTGGCTGAGGGAGATTGAGCAGTATGCCAACAACCAAGTGGTGACTATATTAGTCGGTAGGAAgctttactttgtgttttaaaaactgatgGATCTCTCTTATTATCAGACtaatttttattatgtaaataCTACTGTGCACCATATTTGAAACTGGCTTAGTTTCCTGAGATCTCTTGAATGAATTACCAAGCTGATATCAGAGGCAGTTTCTCAGTAGATTTGCAATAGACAAAGCCAGTTTTGTCTTCTTTTACATATACTTTATTATTTGAGTTATGTGAAATTTTGTGTCACTTTTCAGGAAGAGCTTACAACCATTCCACAGATGCATCCATGCACGTACACCTCCACTTCCACCTGTCTCATACACCCACCACTGTTCTGAAAGACAATTTGTGTCATGATGCAAGAAACCACATTCTTACTTGTTATGTACactgacaaatatatttatatgtctCACAGGTAATAAAATAGATCtagcagagaagagagaggttCTCAGACAGAGGGCTGAAGACTTTGCCGAGGCTCAGAGCATGCTGTACCTGGAGACCTCAGCCAAAGAGTCCGACAATGTTGAGAAACTTTTCCTCGACCTAGCCTGCGAACTCATTCGAGAGGCCAAACAGAACAAGCTGGATAACAATGACACTGCCCCAATGCCTGGTGAGGGTAAAACCATCAGTTACTTGAGCTGCTGTAGCCTCAATTAGAGAGCTCAACCTTCTGGCAGTGGTAAATAAGTAGCCATTGACTGTAGAGGGCAGATGGCTGAGCCCCAATGCCTCCGTCCCTCTAAGATGGCATAAAGCCACTTAGTCCCTTCATTTCTAGTCCCATGCCTTTTTAAGCTGTACAGGGGAGTTAGTCAACTTTAGTTTGGCCTTCCAGGAACAAGCATTTTAAGATGCTGCCATTAGAGTGAACACCATTCTCATGATAATGTATGTCTGCCTGATGCATACAGGAAACTGAGTAGGGCTCAATTTTGTCATGTTCATGGTGAAATTACAGATTCAGAATTACAGTTTCAGTTCTAGGAtccattttcattaaaaatcaaTGTTCACCAGCAGTATTTTATGAGTGAAAAGCTCTACCAGGTATTTTGTTACAGATTCCACAAAGCTGACAACAGAATTCATAATCACTTAAGGTTATCAGTTAGTGGGAAGAATATGTTTACATACGGTATGTTTTTAAGATTATGAAGTCTGATCAAGTTGCAAAAACTTTGCAAAGCTACCCTAAAATCAGTTGCACAATCATTTATTTCCCACTACAATTTCTTCTGCTCTGAGAATTACATACAATGTTATTAACTTTAACAATTTCATTTCAGTAGTTATTTGCATTTGTCATTAcaaactgtgaaatgtttgtttccaaTAGAAGATTTTTACTTGCTGCtataacatgtttttatgttagATAACATAAGcagaaaaacatataaatactACATTGAGACAGTATTATGTGATGCCATTATTTTTTTAGTGTACTTGCTGTGCTTGTGATTAGTCACTTGATTTAGTAGGAAGCAGGTGGAAAGATCTCTTAAATTGTCAGTCATGTATAGAACCTCTGAACAGTTTAATCACTTGTCATTTGTTTTGACTGCCAGTTGTTACTTTTACCCATAGCTGTGAATATTTCTGCCTTTGTTGTTGCACCTAGCCATGAAATTGTATCACTTCTTATTTGTTTGAAGGAGTTTGTTCATGTAGTTATGACCTGTCGTATGTCatatgcttttattgtgaaatttgaTTGTCCAGCATGTTTTGCCATAATTTGTAGTGTCTAACTTTATCTTTCATATATTTGCCATAACTGTAATGTACTGTATTGCACAATGCCATATACTGCAGACTTATTTTCTTGTAAcaatttgtcttttgttgtaAGACTTGTAGTACAGCTTGGCactttgtactttttactttgaGTAATCACTTTGTACAATTGGCGAgcattttgttttgccttttacCTTAGCTTTAACAGAAGTTACTTATTGTTGCATACCTTACATTATCTCTTCAACACAATATGGGAAATACAAAGGAAAACATGTGGAATGTTGTGcttattttcctctctgtgtaCAAAAATAATGCCTAAAAACTACTCTGtacattaacattaaatagCTACACTACTTAATTTGCATTTGTTATTCCTCTGGCAAGTCATCTCAAGTAAGTTCAAGCCTCAGGCAGAATGTGGAGTGTAGTATTTCAGAACTAAAGTTAAGGAAACTGAAGAAATGTCAAAACCGATCAGCAGGGATTAACATTTAAATCCTAAGTCTTTGCAATATGTTACTGTTAAGAACGTGTTTAATGTGATTGAATACTTTAATCTTTAAAGTGCTTTGCATGGTTTATAAAGGTGGAGTTATCagtaacatactgtaaattatATCTACCAATCTGCTGTGTGACAGTATGAGTTACTGTGCTAAGGAGACAAAGTGTTTAAAACTGTTTCATGGTCTTATCAGGGATAATGTTACTGTTTGTTTCATTATCAAATGTTCCATTTTGACAGCCGACCATCAAAATCCTCCTCTGGATGTTCACTAAGGAACCAACACCTGTACCAGTGCCATATACTAAACAGCGGGGACAGGATGTTAGTCGCAGTGTGAATGAATCCAGCTGCGGAATCACACACTGCTCTGTTACAACACCtgtcaccatggtaactgtacacaacaaaggCGAAAGTTGTAGCCTTAAAATgcaggaaaatgagagaaaacgTGACTAACCAACACTAAGtatcttcacatttcagtttttactaaaactagaaaaaaacattaaaaataataacaaattcCTAAGTTTTAACAAAAAGCTATATAGTCCGACATTTTTATGaaagattaaatgaaaaattaaatcaaaatcaggTGCCAAAATTAGCACTTTTGAGAGCGAGATTTTATTGTGCACATTAATACATCATTTCATGTGGTCTGGATGAATGTGCACTATGACTTTGCCGTGTTAATTAAACACTAATGTATTTTTGAGCACGGTGGTTAAATGAGGCATAATCAGTGGCGAATATCCATGACGTGCAAACGTAGAACTCAGACTCCCATAAACCATTGCGGGCGAATTTACAGTAGTAAGCGTATGGTGTTTCCGCTGACTGCTCCCGACAGCCTACAGTTAAATCAAAATTGTTGGGAGGAGGCTGGAGCTGGTGTTTCCAACCGGCTCCCTCATTTCTGCTGCTCAGTTAAGGTCATATGCTGCTGAGAACATTTCTCAGGACACACCGAGTGTCACTTCCTTTCTTTGACGGGGCAGGTCCCCTCTTCACTTGGCAGTCATGCGACCCATCATGTGCAGATCAGTTTGCTGTGAGCTGTGAGTAGTGCTGACAGTAGCAGCAATGAGGTCTGGACACAGGACTGCAGGCTTGGGCAGAGTTGGAGCAATCTCTGTCCT contains these protein-coding regions:
- the rab30 gene encoding ras-related protein Rab-30 is translated as MSMEDYDYLFKIVLIGNAGVGKTCLVRRFTQGLFPPGQGATIGVDFMIKTVDIKGEKVKLQIWDTAGQERFRSITQSYYRSANALILTYDITCEDSFRCLPEWLREIEQYANNQVVTILVGNKIDLAEKREVLRQRAEDFAEAQSMLYLETSAKESDNVEKLFLDLACELIREAKQNKLDNNDTAPMPGEGKTISYLSCCSLN